The following coding sequences lie in one Alosa sapidissima isolate fAloSap1 chromosome 15, fAloSap1.pri, whole genome shotgun sequence genomic window:
- the pak4 gene encoding serine/threonine-protein kinase PAK 4 isoform X1, which translates to MFTKKKKQRIQISAPSNFEHRVHTDFDEHEQKFVGLPRQWQSLIEDTAKRPKPFIDATVITTVEPRKTIVRGTNMGVDGSLTWLLDEFETMSVIRSNSLRYSNPAMQSGQDLGPIHGHQENGEQPPRYYAHGDGHTEGSERTRPPQKQPAPNSRHSRSPHEESRSHPQPRGQEPSKERPPGQHPQHRDKARTKERQSERDPEDQVVMREGGSDRRPKSSYTDRDPGPQSSKDKRPHSGPNIRTPNLPVSDGVIKSAQQTGRPFNTYPCTDNNAWKVPSNQVHSQDLKPGRTKEATPHNGPSNPSSRPVNSGGKPAVQGRPRGEPQQHHHASHPALGPDLPSGQPMPPAPQQPAPTAPPAQGRSPQREPQRVTHEQFRAALQMVVDPGDPRTYLDHYIKIGEGSTGIVCIATVKSTGKLVAVKKMDLRKQQRRELLFNEVVIMRDYHHENVVEMYNSYLVGDELWVVMEFLEGGALTDIVTHTRMNEEQIATVCLSVLKALAVLHSQGVIHRDIKSDSILLTQDGRIKLSDFGFCAQVSKEVQHRKSLVGTPYWMAPELISRLPYGPEVDIWSLGVMVIEMVDGEPPYFNEPPLKAMKMIRDNLPPKLKNLHKVSPLLKGFLDRMLVRDPGQRATANELLKHPFLSKAGPPSCIVPLMRQNRMR; encoded by the exons ATGTTTACCAAGAAAAAGAAACAGCGAATCCAAATTTCTGCCCCTTCCAACTTTGAGCACCGCGTGCACACTGACTTCGATGAGCACGAGCAGAAGTTTGTGGGGCTCCCACGTCAGTGGCAGAGTCTGATCGAGGACACGGCTAAGCGGCCCAAACCCTTCATCGATGCCACGGTCATCACTACAGTCGAGCCGCGCAAG ACCATTGTGCGTGGCACAAACATGGGAGTGGACGGCTCCCTCACCTGGCTGCTGGACGAGTTTGAGACCATGTCGGTCATACGGTCCAACTCCTTGAGGTACAGCAACCCCGCCATGCAGTCTGGCCAGGACTTGGGCCCAATCCATGGCCATCAAGAGAATGGAGAGCAGCCACCTCGATACTACGCACATGGCGATGGCCACACGGAGGGTTCTGAAAG GACGAGACCTCCACAAAAGCAACCAGCTCCAAACAGTCGTCATTCGCGCAGCCCGCACGAGGAAAGCCGCTCCCACCCACAACCTCGGGGTCAGGAGCCAAGCAAGGAGCGACCCCCGGGCcagcatccacagcacagagacaAAGCACGGACCAAGGAGAGGCAAAGCGAACGTGACCCAGAGGACCAGGTGGTTATGAGGGAGGGCGGCAGCGACAGGCGGCCCAAATCCAGCTACACGGATCGGGACCCGGGCCCCCAGTCCTCCAAGGACAAGCGGCCACACTCGGGGCCAAACATTCGTACCCCCAACCTGCCTGTCAGCGATGGGGTGATAAAGTCTGCACAGCAAACAGGCCGGCCCTTCAATACGTACCCCTGCACGGACAACAATGCTTGGAAAGTCCCCAGTAACCAGGTACACTCGCAG GATCTAAAACCGGGTAGAACAAAGGAGGCCACCCCTCACAACGGCCCCTCCAATCCCAGCAGCAGACCTGTGAACAGCGGGGGGAAGCCAGCTGTGCAGGGCCGGCCGCGAGGAGAGccccagcagcaccaccacgcCTCACATCCAGCCCTGGGCCCTGACCTTCCCAGCGGCCAGCCCATGCCCCCCGCGCCGCAGCAGCCTGCCCCCACCGCCCCCCCTGCACAGGGCCGCTCCCCGCAACGGGAGCCCCAGCGGGTGACGCACGAGCAGTTCCGCGCGGCACTGCAGATGGTGGTGGACCCCGGAGACCCGCGCACCTACCTGGACCACTACATTAAGATTGGGGAAGGCTCCACCGGCATCGTCTGCATCGCTACTGTCAAAAGCACTGGGAAACTGGTCGCCGTCAAAAAGATGGACCTGCGCAAACAGCAACGACGTGAGCTGCTCTTCAACGAG gtgGTGATCATGCGGGATTATCACCATGAGAATGTGGTGGAGATGTACAACAGTTATTTGGTCGGGGATGAACTCTGGGTGGTCATGGAATTCCTCGAAGGTGGAGCGTTAACAGACATTGTCACCCATACAAG GATGAACGAGGAGCAGATAGCCacagtgtgcctgtctgtgctaAAAGCACTTGCTGTTCTTCACAGCCAGGGCGTCATTCACAGAGATATCAAGAGTGACTCCATCCTACTCACTCAAGACGGAAGG ATAAAGTTGTCAGACTTTGGCTTCTGTGCCCAGGTGTCAAAAGAGGTTCAGCATCGCAAGTCTCTAGTCGGTACTCCATACTGGATGGCACCGGAACTAATCTCCAGACTTCCCTATGGACCTGAG GTGGACATCTGGTCTCTGGGAGTGATGGTAATTGAGATGGTGGATGGAGAGCCCCCATATTTTAACGAGCCCCCTCTTAAAGCCATGAAGATGATCCGTGACAACCTTCCACCCAAGCTGAAGAACCTCCATAAG GTGTCACCACTGCTGAAGGGCTTCTTGGATCGCATGCTGGTGAGGGACCCCGGTCAGAGAGCTACAGCCAACGAGCTCCTCAAGCACCCCTTCCTAAGCAAAGCAGGTCCGCCTTCCTGCATCGTTCCGCTCATGCGGCAGAACCGCATGAGATGA
- the gpr171 gene encoding probable G-protein coupled receptor 171 isoform X1 has product MHEGETRDLHETVHHFLTCSCDVSAERPSDVLDTNVCLSYSSSLHQSAMASSSNSSCVVNDNMEPFAAMYIVIFLVGMAGSLVSLWAFIRGRATKKCMSVYLINLLTSDFLLMLALPFKIAKDLGVDSVPFSVFQCQCSSVLIYINMYASITFLAFVSMNRYLQITQSSRLLHLQEPCFAGVMSAVVWLLVLFINVPNMAIPIEEKLPEAPFGCADLKTQLGKHWHLLSVFLGMAIFLNASAALFLSNGLVLKQLWGRRHAEPAERASVRQATVSIATVTGAYVLCFVPYHAVRMPYTFTQTNFIEDCELHRSLFLAKESTLLLAILHLCFDPVLYFYLSSSVRLKVTGVLSSMRSRAGDKEMAPAPELEQKLEP; this is encoded by the exons ATGCATGAGGGGGAAACAAGAGATTTGCACGAAACAGTTCACCACTTCCTGACATGCTCCTGTGATGTGTCTGCGGAGAGACCCAGTGACGTGTTAGACACCAACGTAT GTTTGAGCTACTCGTCTTCACTTCACCAATCAGCAATGGCGTCCTCCTCCAACTCCAGCTGCGTGGTCAATGACAACATGGAGCCCTTTGCTGCCATGTACATTGTGATCTTCCTGGTAGGGATGGCTGGGAGTCTGGTGTCCCTCTGGGCCTTCATCCGCGGCCGAGCCACCAAAAAGTGCATGAGCGTCTATCTCATCAACCTGCTGACCTCCGACTTCCTGCTCATGCTCGCCCTTCCGTTCAAGATCGCCAAGGACCTGGGCGTGGACTCGGTGCCGTTCAGCGTCTTCCAGTGCCAGTGCAGTAGCGTGCTCATCTACATCAACATGTACGCCTCCATCACCTTCCTGGCCTTTGTGAGCATGAACCGCTACCTGCAGATCACCCAGAGCTCCCGTCTGCTCCACCTGCAGGAGCCGTGTTTCGCTGGCGTCATGTCCGCCGTGGTCTGGCTCCTGGTGCTCTTCATCAACGTGCCCAACATGGCCATCCCGATCGAGGAGAAGCTCCCCGAAGCGCCCTTCGGCTGCGCCgacctgaagacccagctcggGAAGCACTGGCACCTCCTGTCCGTCTTCCTGGGCATGGCCATCTTCCTCAACGCCTCGGCCGCGCTGTTCCTCTCCAACGGCCTGGTGCTGAAGCAGCTCTGGGGCCGGCGTCACGCCGAGCCGGCCGAGCGCGCCAGCGTGCGCCAGGCCACCGTCAGCATCGCCACGGTCACCGGGGCCTACGTGCTCTGCTTCGTGCCGTACCACGCCGTGCGCATGCCCTACACCTTCACCCAGACCAACTTCATCGAGGACTGCGAGCTCCATCGCTCTCTCTTCCTTGCCAAGGAGTCCACGCTCTTGCTGGCCATACTGCACCTGTGCTTCGACCCCGTCCTCTACTTCTACCTGTCCAGCTCGGTCAGGTTAAAAGTCACCGGGGTGCTCTCGAGCATGAGGAGCCGCGCCGGGGACAAAGAGATGGCACCTGCCCCTGAACTAGAGCAGAAGCTGgagccatga
- the clrn1 gene encoding clarin-1, with product MANRQKKIIFSVSGFLCFACVLIVVAAMGTHFWIKGTVLCKTGAQLVNASGPELDKFIGKVSYGLFHGQRVKQCGLGGRPFRFSFFPDLLDAIPANLHISVIFFCGVLILFSCISTAFFVYNAFGSPYETLQGPLGLYLWNFISCFCSCLVMILFAAEVKLHRLSERIANFNEGNFLYKTYTEQYDRSFWLIFLSFLIHGLNILLIRLAGFQFPFQEAKEPDLSTGASDLMY from the exons ATGGCTAATCGTCAAAAGAAAATAATATTTTCAGTAAGTGGTTTTCTATGTTTCGCCTGCGTTCTGATAGTCGTCGCAGCGATGGGTACACACTTTTGGATCAAGGGAACCGTTCTTTGTAAAACAGGCGCGCAGTTGGTGAACGCTTCCGGCCCAGAGCTGGATAAATTTATTGGGAAGGTGAGCTACGGACTTTTTCACGGGCAACGTGTGAAGCAGTGTGGCCTGGGTGGAAGACCTTTCCGATTTTCAT TCTTTCCTGACCTGTTGGATGCCATCCCAGCCAATCTCCACATCAGTGTGATCTTCTTCTGTGGTGTGCTCATACTCTTCTCCTGCATTTCCACGGCCTTCTTTGTGTACAATGCCTTTGGCAGCCCCTATGAGACGCTACAAGGCCCACTTGGACTGTACCTGTGGAACTTCATCAGCT GTTTCTGCAGCTGTCTGGTCATGATCCTATTTGCTGCTGAGGTGAAGCTCCATCGCCTCTCTGAACGCATCGCTAACTTCAACGAGGGCAACTTTCTTTACAAGACCTACACGGAGCAGTATGACCGCTCTTTCTGGCTtatcttcctctccttcctcatACACGGCCTCAACATCCTACTGATACGCCTCGCTGGATTTCAGTTTCCTTTCCAGGAGGCCAAAGAGCCTGACCTAAGCACTGGGGCATCAGATCTCATGTACTAA
- the gpr171 gene encoding probable G-protein coupled receptor 171 isoform X2 produces MASSSNSSCVVNDNMEPFAAMYIVIFLVGMAGSLVSLWAFIRGRATKKCMSVYLINLLTSDFLLMLALPFKIAKDLGVDSVPFSVFQCQCSSVLIYINMYASITFLAFVSMNRYLQITQSSRLLHLQEPCFAGVMSAVVWLLVLFINVPNMAIPIEEKLPEAPFGCADLKTQLGKHWHLLSVFLGMAIFLNASAALFLSNGLVLKQLWGRRHAEPAERASVRQATVSIATVTGAYVLCFVPYHAVRMPYTFTQTNFIEDCELHRSLFLAKESTLLLAILHLCFDPVLYFYLSSSVRLKVTGVLSSMRSRAGDKEMAPAPELEQKLEP; encoded by the coding sequence ATGGCGTCCTCCTCCAACTCCAGCTGCGTGGTCAATGACAACATGGAGCCCTTTGCTGCCATGTACATTGTGATCTTCCTGGTAGGGATGGCTGGGAGTCTGGTGTCCCTCTGGGCCTTCATCCGCGGCCGAGCCACCAAAAAGTGCATGAGCGTCTATCTCATCAACCTGCTGACCTCCGACTTCCTGCTCATGCTCGCCCTTCCGTTCAAGATCGCCAAGGACCTGGGCGTGGACTCGGTGCCGTTCAGCGTCTTCCAGTGCCAGTGCAGTAGCGTGCTCATCTACATCAACATGTACGCCTCCATCACCTTCCTGGCCTTTGTGAGCATGAACCGCTACCTGCAGATCACCCAGAGCTCCCGTCTGCTCCACCTGCAGGAGCCGTGTTTCGCTGGCGTCATGTCCGCCGTGGTCTGGCTCCTGGTGCTCTTCATCAACGTGCCCAACATGGCCATCCCGATCGAGGAGAAGCTCCCCGAAGCGCCCTTCGGCTGCGCCgacctgaagacccagctcggGAAGCACTGGCACCTCCTGTCCGTCTTCCTGGGCATGGCCATCTTCCTCAACGCCTCGGCCGCGCTGTTCCTCTCCAACGGCCTGGTGCTGAAGCAGCTCTGGGGCCGGCGTCACGCCGAGCCGGCCGAGCGCGCCAGCGTGCGCCAGGCCACCGTCAGCATCGCCACGGTCACCGGGGCCTACGTGCTCTGCTTCGTGCCGTACCACGCCGTGCGCATGCCCTACACCTTCACCCAGACCAACTTCATCGAGGACTGCGAGCTCCATCGCTCTCTCTTCCTTGCCAAGGAGTCCACGCTCTTGCTGGCCATACTGCACCTGTGCTTCGACCCCGTCCTCTACTTCTACCTGTCCAGCTCGGTCAGGTTAAAAGTCACCGGGGTGCTCTCGAGCATGAGGAGCCGCGCCGGGGACAAAGAGATGGCACCTGCCCCTGAACTAGAGCAGAAGCTGgagccatga
- the pak4 gene encoding serine/threonine-protein kinase PAK 4 isoform X2, translating into MFTKKKKQRIQISAPSNFEHRVHTDFDEHEQKFVGLPRQWQSLIEDTAKRPKPFIDATVITTVEPRKTIVRGTNMGVDGSLTWLLDEFETMSVIRSNSLRYSNPAMQSGQDLGPIHGHQENGEQPPRYYAHGDGHTEGSERTRPPQKQPAPNSRHSRSPHEESRSHPQPRGQEPSKERPPGQHPQHRDKARTKERQSERDPEDQVVMREGGSDRRPKSSYTDRDPGPQSSKDKRPHSGPNIRTPNLPVSDGVIKSAQQTGRPFNTYPCTDNNAWKVPSNQDLKPGRTKEATPHNGPSNPSSRPVNSGGKPAVQGRPRGEPQQHHHASHPALGPDLPSGQPMPPAPQQPAPTAPPAQGRSPQREPQRVTHEQFRAALQMVVDPGDPRTYLDHYIKIGEGSTGIVCIATVKSTGKLVAVKKMDLRKQQRRELLFNEVVIMRDYHHENVVEMYNSYLVGDELWVVMEFLEGGALTDIVTHTRMNEEQIATVCLSVLKALAVLHSQGVIHRDIKSDSILLTQDGRIKLSDFGFCAQVSKEVQHRKSLVGTPYWMAPELISRLPYGPEVDIWSLGVMVIEMVDGEPPYFNEPPLKAMKMIRDNLPPKLKNLHKVSPLLKGFLDRMLVRDPGQRATANELLKHPFLSKAGPPSCIVPLMRQNRMR; encoded by the exons ATGTTTACCAAGAAAAAGAAACAGCGAATCCAAATTTCTGCCCCTTCCAACTTTGAGCACCGCGTGCACACTGACTTCGATGAGCACGAGCAGAAGTTTGTGGGGCTCCCACGTCAGTGGCAGAGTCTGATCGAGGACACGGCTAAGCGGCCCAAACCCTTCATCGATGCCACGGTCATCACTACAGTCGAGCCGCGCAAG ACCATTGTGCGTGGCACAAACATGGGAGTGGACGGCTCCCTCACCTGGCTGCTGGACGAGTTTGAGACCATGTCGGTCATACGGTCCAACTCCTTGAGGTACAGCAACCCCGCCATGCAGTCTGGCCAGGACTTGGGCCCAATCCATGGCCATCAAGAGAATGGAGAGCAGCCACCTCGATACTACGCACATGGCGATGGCCACACGGAGGGTTCTGAAAG GACGAGACCTCCACAAAAGCAACCAGCTCCAAACAGTCGTCATTCGCGCAGCCCGCACGAGGAAAGCCGCTCCCACCCACAACCTCGGGGTCAGGAGCCAAGCAAGGAGCGACCCCCGGGCcagcatccacagcacagagacaAAGCACGGACCAAGGAGAGGCAAAGCGAACGTGACCCAGAGGACCAGGTGGTTATGAGGGAGGGCGGCAGCGACAGGCGGCCCAAATCCAGCTACACGGATCGGGACCCGGGCCCCCAGTCCTCCAAGGACAAGCGGCCACACTCGGGGCCAAACATTCGTACCCCCAACCTGCCTGTCAGCGATGGGGTGATAAAGTCTGCACAGCAAACAGGCCGGCCCTTCAATACGTACCCCTGCACGGACAACAATGCTTGGAAAGTCCCCAGTAACCAG GATCTAAAACCGGGTAGAACAAAGGAGGCCACCCCTCACAACGGCCCCTCCAATCCCAGCAGCAGACCTGTGAACAGCGGGGGGAAGCCAGCTGTGCAGGGCCGGCCGCGAGGAGAGccccagcagcaccaccacgcCTCACATCCAGCCCTGGGCCCTGACCTTCCCAGCGGCCAGCCCATGCCCCCCGCGCCGCAGCAGCCTGCCCCCACCGCCCCCCCTGCACAGGGCCGCTCCCCGCAACGGGAGCCCCAGCGGGTGACGCACGAGCAGTTCCGCGCGGCACTGCAGATGGTGGTGGACCCCGGAGACCCGCGCACCTACCTGGACCACTACATTAAGATTGGGGAAGGCTCCACCGGCATCGTCTGCATCGCTACTGTCAAAAGCACTGGGAAACTGGTCGCCGTCAAAAAGATGGACCTGCGCAAACAGCAACGACGTGAGCTGCTCTTCAACGAG gtgGTGATCATGCGGGATTATCACCATGAGAATGTGGTGGAGATGTACAACAGTTATTTGGTCGGGGATGAACTCTGGGTGGTCATGGAATTCCTCGAAGGTGGAGCGTTAACAGACATTGTCACCCATACAAG GATGAACGAGGAGCAGATAGCCacagtgtgcctgtctgtgctaAAAGCACTTGCTGTTCTTCACAGCCAGGGCGTCATTCACAGAGATATCAAGAGTGACTCCATCCTACTCACTCAAGACGGAAGG ATAAAGTTGTCAGACTTTGGCTTCTGTGCCCAGGTGTCAAAAGAGGTTCAGCATCGCAAGTCTCTAGTCGGTACTCCATACTGGATGGCACCGGAACTAATCTCCAGACTTCCCTATGGACCTGAG GTGGACATCTGGTCTCTGGGAGTGATGGTAATTGAGATGGTGGATGGAGAGCCCCCATATTTTAACGAGCCCCCTCTTAAAGCCATGAAGATGATCCGTGACAACCTTCCACCCAAGCTGAAGAACCTCCATAAG GTGTCACCACTGCTGAAGGGCTTCTTGGATCGCATGCTGGTGAGGGACCCCGGTCAGAGAGCTACAGCCAACGAGCTCCTCAAGCACCCCTTCCTAAGCAAAGCAGGTCCGCCTTCCTGCATCGTTCCGCTCATGCGGCAGAACCGCATGAGATGA